CAAATCGAAGGGGCCGGCGCGCACGTTCGTCGCGCCGCCCGGCACCACCTGGGACCGGGTCGAACTGCTCGTCGGGGAGCACGACGTCCGGGTCCGGGCCGGCGCCACCGTCGAGCGGTTCGGGTTCGCCGAAGCCGGGTTCGAGGACGGGCGCAAGCGTGACGTGCCCGATGACGTGTGGGCCGTGCTCCGGGTGCTCGCGCGGCTCGGCGGGGCGCTGGGGACCGGGGACCAAATCACCACCAAGGGCAACGACCTCAAACAGAAGGTGAGCACTCTGCGCGAGCGCCTGCGGGCGCTCGTGGGGCTCGACGGCGACCCGTTTCACCGGACGCCCCGCGGGCGCCCGTACCGCGCCCGGTTCGCGATCCGCAGCGCCGGGGCGGCCACGTTCCCCGCCCCGCCCGGCGCGACCTGGGACGACGTCACCGTAACGGAAGTGGAACCCGGAATCCTCGCGATCGCGGTGGCAGTTGAGGCGCGCGGGGCCGAGTACGTCCGGGGCGAAGAAGACGGCGATCCCGGCCGGTGGGAAGGCACGACCGGCGCGCGCGACCACCAGATCCACTACACCCTCGCGGATCTCGGGCTCACTGGTCCCGGCGATACCGTGGAACCGGCCGGCGAAGCACTGTTAGAACTTGTGCGCGGCCGCGGGCGGTTACCGCGGCCGGCCGGGGACGAGAGCCTGAGTGCCCTCGGGGACGCCCTGGCCCGATTCTTCCGGTTCGACGGCCCGCCGCTCACGTTCGATCGGAAGCGGCACCAGTGGACCGCCCGGTTCGAGGCCGCGTCACTCGTGCCACCGTTCGATCGGTAATCAATTACCGACGGCCGGTCCGCGTCCCGCCGCATTTTCCCCATTTCTCCGCCGGCTGATTTCGCACTTTCCCCCGGCTTTTTCGCCCCCGCCCGCGGCCCCGGGCGGCTTTTTTTGCGCCGTGCGTGATTGATCACCGGTAATACGCACCGGCCCGCACGCGGCCCCACCCGGTGGCACGCGCCACCGCTCGGGATGCCGGGTACCGCCGCGGGACCGGGTTCCATTTGAGGAATTTTGAGCCATGACGCACGCGACCGACCCGGGAACCGAAGCGTCGACGCCGGGCGCGGAGGGGCTGTTGATCGACATCGGCCAACTGGCGGTGCTGTTGCGCCGCTCGGTGGCCTCGCTCGAGCGCGACCAGGCGGCCGGGCGCCTCCCGGCCCAGGTGTACGTGGGCGGCTCCCGGCGCTGGCGCCGGGCCGAAATCGTGGCGTGGGTCGCGGCCGGGTGCCCGCCCCGGGACCGCTGGAACGAGATGCGGATCGCGGGGGGGAAATAATCGTGGCCGCCGAATCAACACCGAACCACGAGGACCGGATGAGCCCGCACACCGTACCGCCCGCAACACCCGCGCGCCGGAAGCCCCGGCCCCCCGGCCTGCTCCGGCGC
The Gemmata palustris DNA segment above includes these coding regions:
- a CDS encoding helix-turn-helix transcriptional regulator, producing MTHATDPGTEASTPGAEGLLIDIGQLAVLLRRSVASLERDQAAGRLPAQVYVGGSRRWRRAEIVAWVAAGCPPRDRWNEMRIAGGK